The DNA sequence aaatccaaaataataacaacaataGTAGTTTAAGTCACAGCAACTTTACTAAATTCTGATTTCGAAGCTGATATTTTACACATAAGGATGAGGACGAAATTTGGCTTGCATTGGAGTAACTGCAACTCTTGCTGGCAGCCAataaaatggaatctaaaagagtatttttgaaaatacctAAACTTAGGAGAGTATTTATGAACTTAATAGAGAAGCCAATTATTCCAGTTCATTGTTGCTAGCAGGGGTTGCAGCGACGTAGCAGCCAAAGTTTTTCCAAAGATGAAAGGGCGTCCTCTTTCATTCAACTGACTCCACAATACTCCACCGGTGTCTCATCAAAAGACATCTTCGTCTCACTGAAATCCGGCATTTCTACCCGTCTCCATCTTCCAAACCTCCACAATCAAGATAACAAGAAGAAGCTACCTCTCCTTATCTACTTCTATGGTGGAAGCTTCTGCCTTGAATCCACCTTTTCCTTCCTTGTAACATGACAACTTAATCTCCTCGCCTCCCAAGCCATGAGGGCATTGCTTGCCCTCATGGTGTTAAAATCTatcggtctctctctctctctctctctctctctctctctctctctctctctctctctctNNNNNNNNNNNNNNNNNNNNgggggggggggggggcgctaATGATGGCTATCCAGGCCCTTGGCCCGATTAATCCCGCagacccatactgaccccatatcgtatggaccgggtcataccatgtttgaatgagaatcattcaattttcaccgaAAAcaatgaagagtactaaacaccccgtgcGAGTGGCCCCAAAGAGGTAAGAGGAatcgaactcaaaaccacatgcttcctaaggcgaaggtcccttgcaaACTCGGCTTAAGTTACCACTTACGAAGAAAAACAATCTGAAAAGAATTATTAATGGAACTCATTAAAAATGTATGTAAATGGACTCACCTTTTAGTGAATAATGGAGGACCGGCCAGCAACTTTGTGGTGGTCTGGCCAGAAGAGCGAAGGCAAACTGGTGTGTAGATGCTGTAAATATCAATGTCTGAGTAAGCTTGTAAGAAGCTCCTTATGTATGCATTGCAAAGACTAGTTGCAGTGTTACTCTTGAAGTCACATTCCTTAAGAATGTTATGATATAGCTGATCTGAAATGATTGTGTGACTCCAAGCATATTCAATGAACCCTAATTGATCCGTTTCATCATTAATCACAGCATTCCCTATCTGAATCAATTTCCATGCAACAACAATTAATAAGTGATATCATCTATctcataattataattattaaaaaaaaaattatctccaAAATTGGATTAATATTTTTACTTACCATGAAACCCTTTAAGTTAATGATTGAGTCTTTGCTTGCTTTCTTGTTATTTTCATAAATGAGTTCTGCAAGTTGAGGAACATAATGGCCAGCATAGCTTTCTCCAGTAATGTAGAATTCATGGGATTTGAAATTTGGGAACCTCTTGAACCATCCCAGTAGGAAACCATATGAATCCTCAGCTGTAACTCCATCCCCTAAGGTTTCTAAATCCTGGGTTTTGTTTGTGTATGAGAAACCAACTCCTACTGGAGCCTCCACAAACAGAAGATTTGCAGCTGAAATTAAACCAAGATTAATATTCTtaattacataaaaaataaaaggggccAATAGCTCTACCCAAAAGAATTATTAATTTGATatccaaaaagaataattaaagAAAGGCAgtaaaggaagagaaaaaaaaaagaagctgtAGTTTACCTTTGTTCCAGGAGAACTTATTGAGTATAAGGTCTGATTGATTATTTCGTATCAAGAATGGTCCCAACTCTTGAACAGCACCATAGGCAACAGATGAACAACCCGGTCCTGCATTTCCCATCTCATGTCATTTTCTAAAAGCCCACTtccttttattaattttttcaatAATAATGAAAGGGAAACAACTGGTAATTTTCTAACCTCCCCCCAACACCNNNNNNNNNNNNNNNNNNNNcccccaaaaaaatgataaaaggcTTATGTCCTAAACAGATCCAACTAGGCATGAAAATGTGGAGGTTTtggtgaaaaataaaaagataaaaaaggatGAGGACCAGGAGGTCTTGGGTTACCTCTTGGTAGGATGGGCTTTATCACATCACTCACTACTAACTGAATTACGCAGTTGTCCTTGGTCAGAATAAAATTCAGATCAAATGGTTGAAAAATTAATCTAATCAAATTAGTTCTTTTACAAGTAAAAATTTTCGAGTACCATTTgtctttttattaatttatttttgatagGTCATACTCTTTCCTATTCTATAAGAGAGGGGGAAGGTGTAAACTAGGAGGCTTGAACTCGTAACTAGGCACCACAACCAACCAATGTCACTATCTAtccatcttttttccttttttagatgaAACACTAAATAAGGGGGGAGGGAGAACATAACAGCCAATAGACTCGAGCTTGAGACCTCCTGATGAATGTGGGTTTAGCACACCACACTCTCATCAATTGTGCTAGGCAATTGTTGTTATGGATGTATATCCATCTCAACTAGCTCCcactcatttatttttttatcctttcatCATGTGACACATGGCATGCTTTCGGGGCAAGGCCCTATATAAATGTGATAGCCCTAGAGAAGAGACACTTCCATAAACTCTAAAGAGATAATACTATTAttcaaaaagaaagagagactaCTATTTTTACAGATACTTTGCATGAATATAAAAGAGATCAGACAAGAAAAGAAGGTAACCCCCAATTGGCAATCTTCTATTTATGAGActcattttcttgtgttttccataaaaataaataaataaaataaaataaatctatCAACTTCACACaacaaccaaacataacctcaGCAATGAATATATCAACAACCACAACTACTGCACAAAGCCACACCACAATTCCCTAATGTCTCTCtctaattattaattaatcaGGTTTAAAGCTTGTGTTAGAAGGTCAGGTGGGTTCAAGTTGGGTCTGCCACGTAATGAAAACTACATCTACTACAATCAGGATGAGAGATGTTTGGATAGGAAGATGGCTCTACCCTTTGTCTAagagaaacaaacaaaaactaaCATGCATGCATGGATTTCATCGGACCATTCGATTGGAATGATAATGATGTGTCTAGATTAGATGATGGCCCGtgaaattgaaattgtggaccccccccctccccctttcatCTTTTGAGTGCGATGGGCCTCTAGCCATCCATTGAGTttgccattttcttttcttggttttctCTCCAAACAGACAAATAAGAAAACGAAAAAGTCCTCAACAACCGACAAAGGTGGATAAGCTCCTCCATTgccctttttttcttaagataGTGATTGGATCTCACCATAGCCAGCTCACACCATCATACCGTTTGCCACACAATCATACCGTTTGCCACCCAAGCATTGTGAgcctcatctttttttttctttctttcttattgaaaATATTAATTTGCAAAAAGATGATTTTCTTAGGGCTTTCATAAGAAATCAGAAGATTAAAAAGCATTCGACTAGGCTGAGAGGATCTAAACATGATCCCAAGAAAAGCTGAGTTCATGACTTCGAGGTGTTAGTCCTTATTTGGTACGAGTTGTAAACTTGGACATCTTAAGTTTGACTttcactaggcacaccttaggTCACTCACACGgaggtgtttagtactcttcactgcttttagtgaaagttgaatgatccTCATTCAATCCCGGTATGACCTGATCCATACGATCGTAAGGTCAGTATGAACCAGtgggatacccgtcgttagcaaaaaaaaaaaaggtgttaatCCTTCCTGACTGAATTATCTCTTGGGAGATCAGTGTTGAGAGTGGGGATATTaaagataattaaaaattattattattattattattattattattattattgataaaGACCAATGCTAGAATAAGGACCGTAGTTTCACCTATCTAGCCTACCCTTCACTTTATTGTTTGGAATTTGGATATGGACTAACCATTTTTTCTgatattttaaaagaaaaattataaaaaaataaaaatcaaagtgCCATTATTTAATTCAGTGGTCAATAAGACAATAACCTTATACCTAGAGGATCCTCCAGATGTTTTTAAAGTAATAAATGAAGTAAGGCAAAGGACCATTGGAAGATAATTATCTTCTTTCCATGATGATTTAAAGAACCAAGGAACGAAGAACGAAGAGAgttggtcccccccccccccccccccccaaaaaaccaaaaaaaaccaCCCCCACCACttcaaaatagagaagaaaggagagggaGATACCTTGATCTGTCTCTTCTTCCAACCCATTTCGATAAAATTGAAGTAGACAGTAGTAGAATTTGACTCCGAGAATAGAAAAGgtaatattttatattaatttattttttaaaataaattaggtATTAAATATTTAAGGAAAGGTTTCCTAGAAATGAAAGAAGGTATTTGAAGTCTACATGAATAGGGTTTGAAAAATGTTATCATTCATATGGGGTTTACATGAGACTATATAATTTAAATAGAAGAGAGAATGCCTGATgggtctcatttttttttttttttttttattaaatgaagaggGGATAAAGAAATTTGTAAAGGCAAGTAGCAACTTTTTACCTTAAATATTTTATACCATTTTTTATGTTgtataaaaataacaaaatgtaTTGACATGATCATATTAATTTGAATCaagatagtaaaaaaaaaaatttcctttaatacaaattaattaaaaaaatttgattatgATGGACACTAACCCACAAGCAAATATAGTAGAATTAAAGTGGATatgattctaccaaaaaaaaaatggtggatATGATAAAATAAAGCATAGAAAAATCAAGACTACAAAATGAAGACACGCACATCATGAACATGCATGAGAGTATTTATCATTAGatgtaaataattaaatttgaaGTTAAATTTGGACAAACGACCAATTTTGTCTATAACTTAGATATCCAATACTTAGAATTACAGCATCACTCTTCCACATGGCAAAATAGATGCACATTAATACAACATCTCATCACTTTTATATAAATGttaatatattaatataaatttaaataaaaatatactataaaaatttcttagaaaaagaaattcatgttgatcaaatgGATAAAATTATCTAATATTTCCACTAATCAAACGGCTAAGATTTGATCACTTGTGGCCAATCGAGTACCACAGtatgtttgaactttgaacgtTCAAAAAaattcggaaaaaaaaaaatcatcaaagttAACGGAGTTCACGTAAACTACATCTATGATCTATCGTTGTATTTGCCGTCAAAGATAACGGAAATAAACCAGCACTGTTCTGAAGCAGTAACCGTTTTTGGTAAGAGAAAAAAGCATTGCACTTCTCTTCCATGGAGAGGAGGAGAACAATTCTGCTTCAAACAATGAAACCCCATTTTCTTGGAAAGCATAAGAAAAtttgaaaggaaaggaaaagcatTTCCATGGAAAAAGAttcaacaaaagagagagagagagagagacagagactgACCTCCATTGAGCCAGAGAACTAGAGGCTTTTCTGCAACTCCTTCTTCAGCTTCGAAGAACCAATAGAACAAAGCTTTATGATCTTTTGGTCGGACATTGACATATCCGGCGAAATGACGGAATTTCACCGGCGATTGTCCGGGTAAATCCGTTACTCTATCTGCTTCTTGCCGCAAATCTTTGCCGGCATTCTTTCCCTCAACTACTCCAACCGCCGTTAAAACCAACAAACCACAAACCAGATACCGGAATATCCAAATTCCACACGCCATCATTACCAGTTACCacactcactcactctctctctctctctctcgcggaGATAGACAAGTCTTGTAAGTTGTCAAGAGTCATTATATAGCGACAACAGAAAATCAAAAAAGTGTGATAACGGGCCAAAAGGGTGTTTGTAAAATGTAATTACCCTTTTAAATTTTTGGGGGAAAAGAGGCCACGCAGCCAGAACcttctcccccccaccccaccacccccccccttaacattttttttttttttttgagatgtGATTTGATGCTGCTAATGAGGGTGTCAAAATTGGCCGACATCGGTAGGCCCGACCTGAATGTTAAAGGTCGAGAATAGCCCAatcaattaataaatgtgttagGTTCACTTACTAATTGACCAATAATCAGGTGTTTTTGGTGAAAGATAGTGATTCAACGGTTATATCGAGACCGATTGATTACTATGATCAATCAATAAACAAATGTTTATAAACTTATTAGACCATTTAATCTCATTAAGCCTGATTTAATACATGTTCAATGGTCTTTGTCATCCAAATGCAAGCACGGTTTAAAAATTAATCTTCTCAATTGTGCGTTTGGCGTCCAGGCCGGAATAGGGTAGCACTCTCTATGGAAAGATGAGTGGTTGTGCTTCACTAGCCAAGTCCATGCACCTACAGCTCGATCTACTAGCACTTTCTTCGATCCTTCCAGGTCAAGACTTTTGCTTTAAGACCACTTTTAGTGGCAAAAAGAATAGTGTGGcggttttttcttttcatttggttaaaaaaaaaaaaaaatcttaagagaGTGGGTTATTTTGTCACTTATTTGGTGAAGTGAGAAACTGTAGGCTTCTAgctattttctcttattttatttttaaaagttatttaaagtaaggaattaaaagagatcttcaaaataatttgaggTGACTTGTCATTGTGCCATTATCAAAAGATGTTattatttttcacattttttagtatttatatagattttcattgaaaaaaaaatttgttaactaaggctatgtttgaaaaccaagagaagaaaagaaaaaaaatagaaaatctttAGCCTAAGGCTTAGTTGggttatcaaaaaataaatagaaaaaaaaaattgaatttaaggAAAGGAATAAACATCATAATGTAATGACCGGCTTGTGTATCTTTCTGATTggagtaaaaaaatattatttttatttattttttgaccaccaaattaaacttgaaagaggggaaaaaagaaatacatgCACTTTGAAACCTACATGCATTGCCTTGGCATCCTGTCCTTTTCAATTTCAGAAATGCTCCTTGTGCACTCTAAATGGCATGGGTGAAACAAGTAGTGGAGGGTGGTGGAGCTGAAAAACATATGGATTAGTCTAATTATATATAAGGAACTGGAGCTGATGAAACATGTAAAGTAAAGCTTTTTAACCTATCCTATACCAAGTAGACCCAGTATAGTGTCATACATCAAATTAGGCACCACCATGCTTCCACAACCACCATTCACACTGGCTCTACCATGCATTAGGGTCTAGTGACCTTTTTCCTGGCGGCTTCATTCTGCTctagttagcctttgttgataTTTCTCACCCTATTCTTGGTACCCTCTCTTAGATAGTTGTTTCCATGGCACAAACCATTGACCTAGTGGTCAAATTAGATACCAAGTATTAGGCATCTGATCAATATGCTAAAAGCTCCTAATGTGTAATCGAAGCTTATTACTATTCAAGACAAAAGTGAATTGGTAAGTACATGGAGCAAGATCGTCAATATATTACTTTTGGTGAAGTGTAATTCTTGTATGTGCATGAGCCAcagaaacacttttttttttttttttttttgtaatggagGACGGGTTGATCAATTTGTCTCTCATATATCTTGATGTAGGGGTCACTCTTGTACAAAAATTATTTGCGGTGGAGGCAGTGAGCGGCAGTGAAGATCCAATGGCTGAGGCCCAACCGTTGAATCCTCATCGCTCACTGCATAGGATTAATTGAACCTGGTAACACTTCCCCACATAAAACATTTTCTCAgttttttcaatatatatatatatatatatataaaagaactATTGCttactaattagttattgaCAGTAAACATAATTTTAACATCCTAATTTTAGATACCTACTTACTCTTAAAAGCAATTGATTAAGTCATGCATCCATATAAGTACTATTAGGTATCTTTTAGGGAACCAAATCTTCTCCAGTGCATCCAATGTACATCCAACAACTAGGGTGTGTGCCTGGATGCTGCCAACCATTTGCCGTGCACTTGACGCACTGTAGAGGATCTGCTTCCATCTTTTTCAATCATTTCTCGTTGAATATCATGTGTGAGTTCATTGCAAATTATTTAGACATTAAAGTTACTTAAAGGGAAGTCAATGCATGGACCAATCAATTCTTATCTACATAAGCTATGGATATGATTTGGGACCAAAGCATCATACATCATCTTAGACTCTTAGTAGATTATAACCTGACCACAAGGGTTAATTAACCATTCACCACCATCATAATTATCGTTTTCATTATTAATAGTGATAGTTATCATTTATGAATTGGTTTGGTGAAGTAAGCATCTCTAGACTAGGCCTCGATCTAAAATGTGATGCTTTAAGGGGAGATGAACTTTTTGCCATGTTAGGGacttatgggagagggttcttctCCAAGTGGGCTGGTCTCGAAAGTTTTCTTCAAACATGCCTTGGCTCTACCACGTAGGAGGTTTGAGAGGGCTATAGTTTAGTGGACAAGTAGATCTTGTAGGACCTTAAAAATTTGCATCACAACGGGAGATGATattctatagttttttttttttatttttttttatttttttttttttggagggtgtGGTGGGTGGGTGTGGTTTGAAAATCACTAATGTATTAGAAGTGACAGGAAAATTAAAGTACCTACAAGTAACCCTCCACTTCAATTGATCATTTTTCACGGAAAGAAGATATGAGCGTCGTCAACATTTCGAATAGCTGTCCGAATTCAAATTGATTATGCTTCACTTTTTCTTTGGAGAAAGACGATCAAACAATTCCCAATCATAGTCCTTGCGGATTGAATCATCTATATAGGGTACAAAAAGAAACTCCAGATATAACTGTGAAGCAATAAAAGCAGAAGGACTCCAATATCAAAAATTAGAGCTTTGTGATCGATCTAGCTCCTAAAGAGGCAACCACATAGGCAACAAAATTGCCTTCCCTATACCAATAAAGGAAGACTATATGCTCAAATAGATTACAAAAGGACTTACAATCTGAAATGATGTGAAATATCCTCGAAGGAATTGAGTCTCCTCCATGCTTGAGAATGTTGATTATCATTAGATAGTCACTTTGTATAATGAGATGTTAAAATCCAAATTGACCAGCAAGTTTAAGTGTTTCCTTGATAGCTAATTTTTCAGCCATAGCAGCATAAGAAGGGCCAATAccctaagaaaaaaaacatagaaaacaTCCTTTTGCATCACGACATATTCCTCCAATACCCGAAGGACCAGTATTGCCATGAGAGGCACCATCGACATTGAACTTGACAAACCCAGCGAGGCATGCAGTCTTTTCTGAGgaatagaaaatgaagatatATCTCCACGAAAAGCATCAAAATGAGATCTAATATCTGACTGATACTCATTAGCAAAGGATCACTTCTCAACGTGATAGAAAGGGTGGCCTACTTTTTTCACTAGAGGATTCAgaatttcattaaaatagaagaaaaaaaaaaaatacaaagtacAACTCAAAAACTGATTTTATGCCCCCACcatcggcattgccatcagcccAAGCAGGTTAATCTAGAAAAACTTTTGTTGATTGAATTTGTGAAAGCATAATTAAAAGAtctagtttttcttcacccattgtGAAAAGAGATATCTTAATTCATAAGTTATGATGGATGGATGTGACTCCAGGAATGATGCTAAGAGCATTTTGGACTTCATACAATATATAAGGGCATAAGGAATAACAATACCCTAATGGCTATattctcttcacccatggtATTACTTCAATCTCATAATTACACCCATGAATTGCATAAACACCTGAGATACTCTTCGACCACCAaaagtggaagatgaagaatattTTCATGGTTGAAGAAAACCAAAACATTTAGGACGATAATCTTGAACCATCACTGCAGGTAGATTGTTAGTGGCGatacaaatatttttattttattttattttttatctaggTAGCGATACAAATATTACAACCACTAGACGGAAGGATCACAGTAAATGTTTCAATGAGCGGCTGTGTAGCAATGGGGGTGGGGGCAAATTGGCGGGGGATGGGGGGAGGCAAGAGAGGGTGGGAGTTACCACAGTGCAGACAGCTAAGGGTTGGATTGGGAAGAAGGGAGTAAAGGGTGGGGTGCGAAGGTGGAGAAAGGGTACCTAGTGATTGCCTGATTGGTGGGCATAGGGAGGTAATttcattttgataaaaaaatatttatataaacaCATTTAGCCGTGGTTAATTTAAAATCGCCATTGGTTAAATCATCTTTAATGTTGATAACACTGATAAATACTATCACTAATACTAATCTTTTTGGTTTATTAATATAATAAGTGCAATTAGTGGCATTAAATATTGCCACTAAATGTGCACTTTCTAGTGGCGGTAATATTATTTACGTCTAATGGccaaattaaaggaaaaattaccAAATCTACATACACATTGGTAGTTAATACCATCAATATGCATTATTTGGAAAGCACAATTGTAATACATTTCTATTTGACAAAATACCGCTTAGAAAGTCAAATCCCAATTTTCTTGTAATGATTTTTGACAAAAGTTTTCCTTTACTCGTAGATAAGAAATAATCTCTTCACCACAAGTGATTTGATcttatgatgatatttttatcatcATAAATTCTCATCTCCTATCATTTATAATTGAAAACATTCCACCCTAGTTAATTtagtcaattttttattttattattagtaATTAAAATTTCtgcctctattttttttttttttttttttttttttttgggggcaaGGAGAATGTTTTCTTCCAACCaggtaaaaaaacaaaattccaTCTAATTTGAAAAAATGCTAGCAAATTTGAAAAAGCAGGacctaaaaataaattaaaaaagggcaaaaaaaattatattttctggATATGGACAGTGGGAGTGAATCCAGACTTTCAGGCCCAAAAAGAATGTCTGTAGCCTGATTTGGCTCATGCTACTGAAAAGACAGGTCACCAACAATGTCAGTTTTGATCATCAGAGACTTCTAATTCCCACTCATGCGGATGTTTTCACTTTCACACCCGTGAATCATTACAAACGGCACAGCTTTGGATCGGGATTCCTCTGTGGGGCGCACTATGGTGTAGAGTAGTCCAAGGGAAGAAACAACTTTTCatgattttagaaataaaaacaaacgtTTTAGTATTTGATacatttgtttttcaaaatgttttttACAAACATAATATCCCTAAAAAATTCAATAATGTCATCGGATGCGTAAAAATGAGAGAGGATTCGATTAcctttttttagatttaaatagttgagagatttattatgtaataatttttttttttcaaattcgtttctaaaaGCGACgaaacaagtctaacttgtttcgtTGAAGTCGtttctaaaattataaataagcataaattttgatatATGTTTATAAAAATTgatgaaacggaacaactttatcaaatgttttttaaattgtttctcTATTTCTGAGAATAAAAAAACACAGAAATAGAACATTGTCAAATGATGCCTAAGTGTTTTCTGCCTTTGAATTTATGTTACATATCAGGTTGGGTCACACGACAAAGAATTACATTAGACTATCAATCTAAATCGTTGATCAGCACTTTATTTAATCTTATGTATCCTAACTATTCATTATTAAGACTTAATTTTGTTATCTGAGAGTCAAGTTAAGATTTGTTAGGAGTCGTGATCTACGAAGAAAAGTGATTCTTGTAGAAAAATATGACCCTTATATGCAAAAGCACTAAACAAGTGGTCCTTATAACATTTCATGGACGACGGGACGACCATTTCTCACCTcgataaaataatttttcataTCAAAATGAAAAAGTAATTAGATTTTATTTCTTGAGAATATTATTAAATTGgattttgcttttaattttccCTTAACAAACACATGAAGAGGCCATGTCGGTCTTTCAACAATAGTGAAGGAATTCTTGTCTTTATTCAAAATTACAAAACTACCCTTATAATTACATTATAGAGACGGTCAGACCTCAGAAGCTTTTTACAACTCAAATCTTGTCGATTGTCGATACAATCAAGTGCGCTTCACGCGTGCCTCACCGGCGGCATGCCATTTGACAATAATGCCCCTTCCCGATGATTACGAAAGGGaaccaacccaaccccaccTACCCACCCCACTGTgcctttttttctctaattagGAGGCAGTCCTAATCAGTTTTTACTTGTCTTATGCACTTGGATTACTTAGATGAGGGTAAAAAGGtaaatacaaaataatataCATTCATATCCTACTGTCTTAAGCGTGCGTTTCAACTTTGGAATTTTAAGAGTAATGTCGTTTTCGACTGACCATTAAGCAGATGCCACGTGGATAAcattacctctttttttttttgggcaacaTTACTTTTTGCATGAAAGTGGCCTAAAAGCTGTTACACAACTCTACTttgattatttcattaaaaaataaaataaaatacttttGATTACCCAGAAAAACCAATAAAAGTTGCATTTTACTTCAGTGTGGGCCCTATTGAGGTGGGGTGGGGTCAAGGTGAAAACATCCTTTGCAGTGAGTGTGGCGGTGCGGTGAGTATCGGATGACCAAGATGATCTTGGGGCACGTGTTCAGATGCTCACTGTACCATCGCACTCACTGTAAAAAATAATCACTCTGGGTCGAGCagggttttaaaactttgaattgGTTTGGGAAATCCTATAATAGGTAGATCCATAGAATATTCCACTATTTTTGACGATTTAATCCAGAAATTGGCTGGTTCAATTTGTCAAAAATGGGGATCGATGACCATTAATTTTGATGTGAATAGGATGATTCTCAATCTGATTCACCAATTTTTCTAACGGGGATGGTCCATACTCCGTATTTCATATACCAATAGTATGATATGGTAGTGGGCTACAAGCTCGATATGGCAAAGGTTTGTGTGCAAGTCTATGTTAGGGTTCTATTAGAAGTCATATCCATGTGAACTTTGTCATTGTCACAATGTAGTCATGTAACAATGATGATCGGTTTGTATTTTCGGGAGACCTGATTCTGATTGCTTGGTTTTTGCATCAGCATGAGGGATCAATGAGAGTATGTGTTGAGGCATGAataaggatgaaattcttgattTCTTGGGGACGAGCAATAAGTTTGTGGACTCTTGCGTCTAGTGCAAGAATGACATgaccaggtagcattctttttccaaGTTAGAAAGCTACCTAGCTAGTCATGTGGTTCACCTACACCTAAACACATGAATCCATGCACAAAATTGCCACCTTACCCCCTAAAGAtgtaaaaattttcattcacaTTAATGTTCTAGCATGCATTCTCATTAATTCCTATGTTCATGTAGGGGTTAC is a window from the Macadamia integrifolia cultivar HAES 741 chromosome 5, SCU_Mint_v3, whole genome shotgun sequence genome containing:
- the LOC122079493 gene encoding serine carboxypeptidase-like 35 — protein: MMACGIWIFRYLVCGLLVLTAVGVVEGKNAGKDLRQEADRVTDLPGQSPVKFRHFAGYVNVRPKDHKALFYWFFEAEEGVAEKPLVLWLNGGPGCSSVAYGAVQELGPFLIRNNQSDLILNKFSWNKAANLLFVEAPVGVGFSYTNKTQDLETLGDGVTAEDSYGFLLGWFKRFPNFKSHEFYITGESYAGHYVPQLAELIYENNKKASKDSIINLKGFMIGNAVINDETDQLGFIEYAWSHTIISDQLYHNILKECDFKSNTATSLCNAYIRSFLQAYSDIDIYSIYTPVCLRSSGQTTTKLLAGPPLFTKRELWYKLPMGYDPCTELYTETYFNRQDVQRALHANVTKLSYPYTTCSNVISKWNDSPNTVLPIIKKLLGAGLRIWIYSGDTDGRVPATSTRKSLNELGLPVEEAWRAWFHRRQVAGWVVTYEGGLTFATVRGAGHQVPVLRPDQALFLFSHFLSSKTLPPSRF